DNA from Brassica napus cultivar Da-Ae chromosome C4, Da-Ae, whole genome shotgun sequence:
GCAGAGGTCCTTTCCAATACTTCCGTTGAATTACATTACTGAAAAAATCTGCAAGCAACAAAATTACAGAGCCAATATGCATTAGCAATATGATAAGAACAAAtcacacccaaaaaaaaaaatcaatttatacTCAAAAAGCCTTAATGCATAATGCATCTCCTGTTTATAGTGATCCTACTCCTAATTAACTTGCCTTAATGCATAATGCATCTAGACTCTACCACAGAACGCAAACAGCATCGGCAACATGTAATAGTTTGTGCATTGATTCAAGATCGCTATTTAGTATACAGAAGACTATAGTTCGAACAAAAGAAGCAGAATCATTGGTAACATACCGAGAAACTGCAAGGCAGAATTAGCTGGGAGATTCATAATAACATGGTCGATATGTTCCCAGGCTTTGCAACGTTTGTTTCAAACTCTTCTTTGCGTTTCCTTCTATAGTCTTGCAGTCTTTCCCCACCTCATTATCTGCATACAATTAACAACTCAAAGATGATTCCAAAGGCACTATTAACTGAGTTTAAGTCAAAATAACTCTACCTCCTTGACTCTCTGCTTCCTTTGTTTTATCATGCAAGAAGAGATTTAATACTTAACTATAGTTTCAGAAAATGTGATCTGCGAGGAAAGACCAACATGAGAAAGTTTTATATCTGGACTTAATTAAACAAGTATTAAGGTTAATAGAACCAAGAAACGGTTAAAGAGTATTAATCAGTAGCCTATGAGTTGGATTCTGAACATCCTGAGTAATAACCAGAACAATAAAGGTATCAAAGTTCATTGAAAagcaaaaacagaaaaaaaaattaaaccaacaatAACAAGGAAATGGTGACCAAATTAAGCTTTAGATTAAAGAGCTCGGTAAAGATTCTTTAGGACAGAACATAAACGGCAGCTTTGCAGAAGAAACAGCTATTCTAAACGTCCTGATAACTCCAAAATACAAACGGACCGGGAACTGAACCGGATAATTAAGACTCCAACCTTCATTGTGTTGATCATAGCatttgtcatttattatttgaaGTTCAGACTTTGAAtagcagtgtttttaaaaccggaccgggaACTGAACCGGATAATTTTTGGAtcacggttcaatatggttcgaccgggtcaaacctggttcaataatctggtttaatatatttttagtgtataagaatttaaaagtaatgttagtaaatatgaatatatgatacataattaaaatataaatgaatttaaaacataaaacattataaatataaactaattttatgtttatatagattgtttagatatttttgatagttttaatggtttttatcaatttaataactTTGAGATCTAATCTGACTTCAGAACTGGTTCATGGTCAAACCAATTATTAGACTCAATCTGGCTATGTAACTggttcatggtcgaacccgGTTCAACCACGgggtcggtccggttttaaaaacactattttatgCTAAACTTCATACAGAGAAGAGCCCACCAACGCAGTTATAAGCCCAAAGTTTCTCGGGCCATGGCTGTTGATCAAAGATGATAAATCCAACGGTGGTGATCACGTTTCAACTAACCGAGCGGTGTTTTGACGAAAATGCCCGAGAGATCTGCTCCTCCTTCTTTTGTTTACTCCGCACGTGAAAAGCACACTTCTTTTAGCTAAAAACCGCTAATATTCATCCACGTGTAGCCTTCCCTTCGCCGTTTCCTCCAATACCATAGCGCCATGTCATTCTATTGACAAACGAATCTGACATGTCTGTCTCTGATAGGATTACGTGGTTGCAGATTTGTGACGTGGCAAGATGCGAATATCCACGAGAGCAACTTCACTCGCAGCATATAAACTCCAGGTCTTATACATCATCTGCTGATCTCAGTGAAGAAGTTGCGATCTGAGTGTTAACAATGGCGAAACCAATCCCTAGCCTCGAAACTAGTGCGAACTGAATGGATTGCTAATATAATAGAGTAGAATGTTATATAAGTAGATCAAAACACGTTATGGATCATTCTGTTGCGCAAAAGTTCTATACACCATGTCTTGATAAACATATTGTAAGAAAATGCAGAATCTAAAGTATTAGAGATAAGAAGCACACCTTCATAACAGGAAAAGGAAAGAAGCTGATTGAGTAGAAAAGACTTTCCAGACCGATACGGGCAAATCACCTAATGTTTCAAGGAAATAACAAGCAAAACGTGAGTGATAAGGAAAAAGGAACAAACTTGCTGGTCTCCGAGTCAAAACATCACACTCTTTCACAACTACTGGCAATAGACAAGgaaaaaagaagaggaaaagaaaattaatgcaTTATCAAggcacaaacagaaaaaaaaaaggacattTATTCCCATCAGATTGTATCGTAAACAAGACTTGATTTATTTATACAACTCTACGAATGACTCATCAACAAGGTAGAAAGCTTTTCAGAAACACAAACAATATATCACAAGAAACAGTTTCTAATACTAGACGTCTACACCAGCTCAATCCCAAGCAAATATAAGCAGTAGAGCTTTGGACTGCTATTCGTTTATGCAGATCATACACTTGAACCTACACAAATGTCCAGATACCTCTGGTTGAATTTGCCAGGCTATCATTAAGTAAACAACCATGATACCCCATCAAAAATCACTGATTGTAACTCAAAACTAGTGGGCAAATACTAGTTTCAACGGATACTAGGACTCACGTGAGGAAATGGGTCATGGCGTGCTTTGTGATCACGTTTTTTGGCAGTCTCTGGCATTCCAAAAACATCCCAGAACCTCAAAGTCTGGTCTCCTGCTGCTGAAGCAACGGTCCAGCCATCAGGACTCTGTGCCATGTAGAGAACGCTTGAAGTATGGCCAGTGAGCTCAGCAATTTTGAGCAAGGACGGGTAGTTCAAAAGTGCAAGGTGGTTCCCATGTGAGCTAAGcaactctctttctttcttgctCCAGAACAGAGCACACACTTGGGATCCGGTGTGAACAGAGTTCAAGCAAGCTCCGGTGTGAGTGTTCCAGAACTTGATCGACccatctcctccaccaccaccagttGCAAGTAAACTCGATTGGAAGGGGCACCAAGCAAGAGCTTTCACGGCGCATGTATGTTCCTCAAGCCTGTGCAACCATTGCGTGGTGGTGGTTGATGATCTAGCAGCATCCCATACGTGCACAACATTGTCGCTGCCACCACTAGCTAGCTGCTTTCCAGAAGCTGACCACTTGAGCCCACAAACCTCTCCAGAGTGACCTCTGTAAGTTGCCACAACAGGCCTGATCCTGACATCGGATTTGACAATCTTGCCGTCCATGCCTCCAGTTGTGAGGATGTTGTTGTTCCACGCAAGTGATCCTACTCCAGAGTGGTGGAGACCCTTGAAAGTTTTGATCTTGGTATTGGAGGAAGAATCCCAGAGCTGGACTTGAGAGTTGTTGAGGCCAAGTGCAAGGTAGGAAGCATCAGGCAACCAGCTTATGCTTGTGATGGTCCTTTGGCTTCCTCAATGGTCACGAGCTCAGATACAGAGGCGGTAGAAGCATCCCAGAGGTAAAGAGTGTGGCCCAGGGCAGTGGCCAAGACGTTGTGAGAACCCCAGTCAAGCAAGTTTAGGCAGAAGTCATCAAGAATTCCAGGAGCGTCCAACTCTTTCCGACAAGAAAGAGGAATATGTCATCGTCGGGGCTGTTggtgaagaggaggaggaggagaagagtaATGATGGAGAGGTTGAGGTTTGTTCCTGAAGGCGAGAATACGGGTGCGGTTGAGATTCAGAGCTTCCGCCAAACCTTTCCTGTAAGCGTCTTTGGAGGCTGAAATCAACACCGCTgcttcttctgtttttttgccGCCGGCGGCTTCGGTGATGGCATGATGAGCAAAGAGGAAGTCCATTGCTGATCTGTTGGGTGTTCGTGCAGGattcggttgattagaatgatgaatTTAAGAATGGGGTGACTAAAGACGCTTTTATTAGAATCAAACAAGAGGTTACAAGATTGACGGGAAATAAGGAGACAAGATCAAAGGTTTAAGCAACAGGATCAAAGAGATGATtaggaaaccctagatctagccgcttcTGTATGCGTTGTCCAAAAGTCCTCTTTTCATTGTCTCCTCATCCCCTCTTATAGTGTCCTCGTCCGTGATGCCCTAATCATGTCGTCCTTTGGGCCCTGTCGTTAAAGGCCGAGTATGCGGGCCTTGGTACTGTTCTCTATAAGCCGAGCATATTTAGTCGGC
Protein-coding regions in this window:
- the LOC125585944 gene encoding cell division cycle 20.2, cofactor of APC complex-like, giving the protein MDFLFAHHAITEAAGGKKTEEAAVLISASKDAYRKGLAEALNLNRTRSQRTITSISWLPDASYLALGLNNSQVQLWDSSSNTKIKTFKGLHHSGVGSLAWNNNILTTGGMDGKIVKSDVRIRPVVATYRGHSGEVCGLKWSASGKQLASGGSDNVVHVWDAARSSTTTTQWLHRLEEHTCAVKALAWCPFQSSLLATGGGGGDGSIKFWNTHTGACLNSVHTGSQVCALFWSKKERELLSSHGNHLALLNYPSLLKIAELTGHTSSVLYMAQSPDGWTVASAAGDQTLRFWDVFGMPETAKKRDHKARHDPFPHVSPSIR